In Arachis hypogaea cultivar Tifrunner chromosome 2, arahy.Tifrunner.gnm2.J5K5, whole genome shotgun sequence, a genomic segment contains:
- the LOC112761039 gene encoding uncharacterized protein isoform X1: METEAPEDREDNRADDDTIEKGPESFEITEELSSRRHGTRKSLILEIPTTSTVDEDFVRINMPLTPPPRKVAFSPCPSPSASRNRSTMKTLFPKLTLKIRSTSSQQIENAAFLALEGSPKVAPKKPLLPRTFSLTKLITPRGKNTASLPVTPIAHSNPGSTHGGNAAYLASIDKGIQLPMHRSRSVPILNKAGSTSVGGMFRIIPTTPTSATSPSGDSVENEDGGEDIPEEEAVCRICMVELGEGADDTLKLECSCKGELSLAHQQCAVKWFSIKGNRTCDVCKQEVKNLPVTLLRLQTAPRGQHAEISQTRQGVWQDAPILVVVNMLAYFCFLEQLLVSSMGSGAVAMSLPFSCILGLLGSMTSTTMVRRNHVWVYATVQFVLVVVSGHLFYSLVHMQAVLAILLATFTGFGAVMFVASVLAEISNWRRISLGQLNQEEAVAPDESSSAGHHQSEAPESNLRDSPLMHVNQLNVLPLGNRHVMTLVCKKDANPLK; the protein is encoded by the exons ATGGAGACTGAAGCTCCTGAAGACAGAGAGGATAACAGAGCTGATGACGACACAATCGAAAAG GGTCCAGAATCATTTGAAATAACTGAGGAACTCTCAAGTAGACGACATGGGACTAGGAAAAGCCTCATCTTGGAGATTCCAACAACAAGCACTGTGGATGAAGATTTTGTGAGGATAAACATGCCTCTAACTCCTCCTCCAAGAAAAGTGGCCTTTTCACCATGTCCAAGCCCTTCAGCATCAAGGAATAGATCAACTATGAAAACTTTATTTCCCAAACTCACTTTAAAAATCAGGAGCACAAGCTCACAGCAGATCGAAAATGCTGCTTTTCTTGCACTCGAAGGTTCACCAAAGGTGGCACCAAAGAAGCCTCTTCTTCCGAGGACATTTTCACTTACAAAGTTGATCACCCCTAGAGGGAAGAACACGGCATCCTTGCCTGTAACACCGATTGCTCACTCTAATCCAGGGTCCACACATGGAGGAAATGCTGCTTATCTAGCTTCAATT GATAAAGGGATCCAATTACCAATGCATCGTTCTCGTTCAGTTCCAATACTTAACAAGGCAGGGAGCACAAGTGTAGGTGGAATGTTTCGTATAATTCCAACCACACCAACATCAGCGACATCTCCATCTGGTGATAGTG TTGAGAATGAGGATGGTGGTGAAGATATTCCCGAAGAAGAAGCTGTTTGTAGAATTTGTATGGTTGAATTGGGGGAAGGTGCTGATGATACTCTTAAATTGGAGTGTAGTTGCAAAGGTGAACTTTCACTGGCTCACCAACAATGTGCAGTTAAATGGTTTAGCATTAAAGGAAACAGAACATGTGATGTTTGCAAGCAAGAAGTTAAGAACTTACCTGTGACTCTCTTGCGGCTTCAAACTGCACCTAGAGGGCAGCATGCTGAGATTTCTCAAACAAGGCAAGG GGTTTggcaggatgctcccattcttgTAGTTGTCAACATGCTGGCTTACTTTTGTTTTCTTGAGCAGCTTCTT GTTTCAAGTATGGGCTCTGGTGCTGTTGCCATGtctcttccattttcttgtatACTTGGTCTTCTTGGTAGCATGACATCTACAACAATGG TGAGGAGAAATCATGTTTGGGTTTATGCAACTGTGCAGTTTGTTCTGGTGGTTGTCAGTGGACACCTTTTCTATTCATTG GTTCATATGCAAGCTGTTCTAGCTATTTTGCTTGCCACATTTACTGGCTTTGGGGCTGTGATGTTTGTAGCTTCTGTTCTTGCTGAGATATCAAATTGGAGGAGAATAAGTCTTGGTCAGTTGAATCAAGAGGAGGCAGTGGCACCTGATGAATCATCTTCAGCAGGTCATCATCAATCTGAGGCTCCTGAAAGTAATTTGAGAGATTCCCCTCTTATGCATGTGAACCAGCTAAATGTGCTCCCACTCGG GAATAGACATGTAATGACATTGGTTTGCAAGAAAGATGCTAATCCTCTAAAGTGA
- the LOC112761039 gene encoding uncharacterized protein isoform X3, with amino-acid sequence METEAPEDREDNRADDDTIEKGPESFEITEELSSRRHGTRKSLILEIPTTSTVDEDFVRINMPLTPPPRKVAFSPCPSPSASRNRSTMKTLFPKLTLKIRSTSSQQIENAAFLALEGSPKVAPKKPLLPRTFSLTKLITPRGKNTASLPVTPIAHSNPGSTHGGNAAYLASIDKGIQLPMHRSRSVPILNKAGSTSVGGMFRIIPTTPTSATSPSGDSVENEDGGEDIPEEEAVCRICMVELGEGADDTLKLECSCKGELSLAHQQCAVKWFSIKGNRTCDVCKQEVKNLPVTLLRLQTAPRGQHAEISQTRQGVWQDAPILVVVNMLAYFCFLEQLLVSSMGSGAVAMSLPFSCILGLLGSMTSTTMVRRNHVWVYATVQFVLVVVSGHLFYSLVHMQAVLAILLATFTGFGAVMFVASVLAEISNWRRISLGQLNQEEAVAPDESSSAGHHQSEAPESNLRDSPLMHVNQLNVLPLGLYNR; translated from the exons ATGGAGACTGAAGCTCCTGAAGACAGAGAGGATAACAGAGCTGATGACGACACAATCGAAAAG GGTCCAGAATCATTTGAAATAACTGAGGAACTCTCAAGTAGACGACATGGGACTAGGAAAAGCCTCATCTTGGAGATTCCAACAACAAGCACTGTGGATGAAGATTTTGTGAGGATAAACATGCCTCTAACTCCTCCTCCAAGAAAAGTGGCCTTTTCACCATGTCCAAGCCCTTCAGCATCAAGGAATAGATCAACTATGAAAACTTTATTTCCCAAACTCACTTTAAAAATCAGGAGCACAAGCTCACAGCAGATCGAAAATGCTGCTTTTCTTGCACTCGAAGGTTCACCAAAGGTGGCACCAAAGAAGCCTCTTCTTCCGAGGACATTTTCACTTACAAAGTTGATCACCCCTAGAGGGAAGAACACGGCATCCTTGCCTGTAACACCGATTGCTCACTCTAATCCAGGGTCCACACATGGAGGAAATGCTGCTTATCTAGCTTCAATT GATAAAGGGATCCAATTACCAATGCATCGTTCTCGTTCAGTTCCAATACTTAACAAGGCAGGGAGCACAAGTGTAGGTGGAATGTTTCGTATAATTCCAACCACACCAACATCAGCGACATCTCCATCTGGTGATAGTG TTGAGAATGAGGATGGTGGTGAAGATATTCCCGAAGAAGAAGCTGTTTGTAGAATTTGTATGGTTGAATTGGGGGAAGGTGCTGATGATACTCTTAAATTGGAGTGTAGTTGCAAAGGTGAACTTTCACTGGCTCACCAACAATGTGCAGTTAAATGGTTTAGCATTAAAGGAAACAGAACATGTGATGTTTGCAAGCAAGAAGTTAAGAACTTACCTGTGACTCTCTTGCGGCTTCAAACTGCACCTAGAGGGCAGCATGCTGAGATTTCTCAAACAAGGCAAGG GGTTTggcaggatgctcccattcttgTAGTTGTCAACATGCTGGCTTACTTTTGTTTTCTTGAGCAGCTTCTT GTTTCAAGTATGGGCTCTGGTGCTGTTGCCATGtctcttccattttcttgtatACTTGGTCTTCTTGGTAGCATGACATCTACAACAATGG TGAGGAGAAATCATGTTTGGGTTTATGCAACTGTGCAGTTTGTTCTGGTGGTTGTCAGTGGACACCTTTTCTATTCATTG GTTCATATGCAAGCTGTTCTAGCTATTTTGCTTGCCACATTTACTGGCTTTGGGGCTGTGATGTTTGTAGCTTCTGTTCTTGCTGAGATATCAAATTGGAGGAGAATAAGTCTTGGTCAGTTGAATCAAGAGGAGGCAGTGGCACCTGATGAATCATCTTCAGCAGGTCATCATCAATCTGAGGCTCCTGAAAGTAATTTGAGAGATTCCCCTCTTATGCATGTGAACCAGCTAAATGTGCTCCCACTCGG ATTGTATAATAGGTAG
- the LOC112761039 gene encoding uncharacterized protein isoform X5, with the protein METEAPEDREDNRADDDTIEKGPESFEITEELSSRRHGTRKSLILEIPTTSTVDEDFVRINMPLTPPPRKVAFSPCPSPSASRNRSTMKTLFPKLTLKIRSTSSQQIENAAFLALEGSPKVAPKKPLLPRTFSLTKLITPRGKNTASLPVTPIAHSNPGSTHGGNAAYLASIDKGIQLPMHRSRSVPILNKAGSTSVGGMFRIIPTTPTSATSPSGDSVENEDGGEDIPEEEAVCRICMVELGEGADDTLKLECSCKGELSLAHQQCAVKWFSIKGNRTCDVCKQEVKNLPVTLLRLQTAPRGQHAEISQTRQGVWQDAPILVVVNMLAYFCFLEQLLVSSMGSGAVAMSLPFSCILGLLGSMTSTTMVRRNHVWVYATVQFVLVVVSGHLFYSLVHMQAVLAILLATFTGFGAVMFVASVLAEISNWRRISLGQLNQEEAVAPDESSSAGHHQSEAPESNLRDSPLMHVNQLNVLPLG; encoded by the exons ATGGAGACTGAAGCTCCTGAAGACAGAGAGGATAACAGAGCTGATGACGACACAATCGAAAAG GGTCCAGAATCATTTGAAATAACTGAGGAACTCTCAAGTAGACGACATGGGACTAGGAAAAGCCTCATCTTGGAGATTCCAACAACAAGCACTGTGGATGAAGATTTTGTGAGGATAAACATGCCTCTAACTCCTCCTCCAAGAAAAGTGGCCTTTTCACCATGTCCAAGCCCTTCAGCATCAAGGAATAGATCAACTATGAAAACTTTATTTCCCAAACTCACTTTAAAAATCAGGAGCACAAGCTCACAGCAGATCGAAAATGCTGCTTTTCTTGCACTCGAAGGTTCACCAAAGGTGGCACCAAAGAAGCCTCTTCTTCCGAGGACATTTTCACTTACAAAGTTGATCACCCCTAGAGGGAAGAACACGGCATCCTTGCCTGTAACACCGATTGCTCACTCTAATCCAGGGTCCACACATGGAGGAAATGCTGCTTATCTAGCTTCAATT GATAAAGGGATCCAATTACCAATGCATCGTTCTCGTTCAGTTCCAATACTTAACAAGGCAGGGAGCACAAGTGTAGGTGGAATGTTTCGTATAATTCCAACCACACCAACATCAGCGACATCTCCATCTGGTGATAGTG TTGAGAATGAGGATGGTGGTGAAGATATTCCCGAAGAAGAAGCTGTTTGTAGAATTTGTATGGTTGAATTGGGGGAAGGTGCTGATGATACTCTTAAATTGGAGTGTAGTTGCAAAGGTGAACTTTCACTGGCTCACCAACAATGTGCAGTTAAATGGTTTAGCATTAAAGGAAACAGAACATGTGATGTTTGCAAGCAAGAAGTTAAGAACTTACCTGTGACTCTCTTGCGGCTTCAAACTGCACCTAGAGGGCAGCATGCTGAGATTTCTCAAACAAGGCAAGG GGTTTggcaggatgctcccattcttgTAGTTGTCAACATGCTGGCTTACTTTTGTTTTCTTGAGCAGCTTCTT GTTTCAAGTATGGGCTCTGGTGCTGTTGCCATGtctcttccattttcttgtatACTTGGTCTTCTTGGTAGCATGACATCTACAACAATGG TGAGGAGAAATCATGTTTGGGTTTATGCAACTGTGCAGTTTGTTCTGGTGGTTGTCAGTGGACACCTTTTCTATTCATTG GTTCATATGCAAGCTGTTCTAGCTATTTTGCTTGCCACATTTACTGGCTTTGGGGCTGTGATGTTTGTAGCTTCTGTTCTTGCTGAGATATCAAATTGGAGGAGAATAAGTCTTGGTCAGTTGAATCAAGAGGAGGCAGTGGCACCTGATGAATCATCTTCAGCAGGTCATCATCAATCTGAGGCTCCTGAAAGTAATTTGAGAGATTCCCCTCTTATGCATGTGAACCAGCTAAATGTGCTCCCACTCGG GTAG
- the LOC112761039 gene encoding uncharacterized protein isoform X2, translated as METEAPEDREDNRADDDTIEKGPESFEITEELSSRRHGTRKSLILEIPTTSTVDEDFVRINMPLTPPPRKVAFSPCPSPSASRNRSTMKTLFPKLTLKIRSTSSQQIENAAFLALEGSPKVAPKKPLLPRTFSLTKLITPRGKNTASLPVTPIAHSNPGSTHGGNAAYLASIDKGIQLPMHRSRSVPILNKAGSTSVGGMFRIIPTTPTSATSPSGDSVENEDGGEDIPEEEAVCRICMVELGEGADDTLKLECSCKGELSLAHQQCAVKWFSIKGNRTCDVCKQEVKNLPVTLLRLQTAPRGQHAEISQTRVWQDAPILVVVNMLAYFCFLEQLLVSSMGSGAVAMSLPFSCILGLLGSMTSTTMVRRNHVWVYATVQFVLVVVSGHLFYSLVHMQAVLAILLATFTGFGAVMFVASVLAEISNWRRISLGQLNQEEAVAPDESSSAGHHQSEAPESNLRDSPLMHVNQLNVLPLGNRHVMTLVCKKDANPLK; from the exons ATGGAGACTGAAGCTCCTGAAGACAGAGAGGATAACAGAGCTGATGACGACACAATCGAAAAG GGTCCAGAATCATTTGAAATAACTGAGGAACTCTCAAGTAGACGACATGGGACTAGGAAAAGCCTCATCTTGGAGATTCCAACAACAAGCACTGTGGATGAAGATTTTGTGAGGATAAACATGCCTCTAACTCCTCCTCCAAGAAAAGTGGCCTTTTCACCATGTCCAAGCCCTTCAGCATCAAGGAATAGATCAACTATGAAAACTTTATTTCCCAAACTCACTTTAAAAATCAGGAGCACAAGCTCACAGCAGATCGAAAATGCTGCTTTTCTTGCACTCGAAGGTTCACCAAAGGTGGCACCAAAGAAGCCTCTTCTTCCGAGGACATTTTCACTTACAAAGTTGATCACCCCTAGAGGGAAGAACACGGCATCCTTGCCTGTAACACCGATTGCTCACTCTAATCCAGGGTCCACACATGGAGGAAATGCTGCTTATCTAGCTTCAATT GATAAAGGGATCCAATTACCAATGCATCGTTCTCGTTCAGTTCCAATACTTAACAAGGCAGGGAGCACAAGTGTAGGTGGAATGTTTCGTATAATTCCAACCACACCAACATCAGCGACATCTCCATCTGGTGATAGTG TTGAGAATGAGGATGGTGGTGAAGATATTCCCGAAGAAGAAGCTGTTTGTAGAATTTGTATGGTTGAATTGGGGGAAGGTGCTGATGATACTCTTAAATTGGAGTGTAGTTGCAAAGGTGAACTTTCACTGGCTCACCAACAATGTGCAGTTAAATGGTTTAGCATTAAAGGAAACAGAACATGTGATGTTTGCAAGCAAGAAGTTAAGAACTTACCTGTGACTCTCTTGCGGCTTCAAACTGCACCTAGAGGGCAGCATGCTGAGATTTCTCAAACAAG GGTTTggcaggatgctcccattcttgTAGTTGTCAACATGCTGGCTTACTTTTGTTTTCTTGAGCAGCTTCTT GTTTCAAGTATGGGCTCTGGTGCTGTTGCCATGtctcttccattttcttgtatACTTGGTCTTCTTGGTAGCATGACATCTACAACAATGG TGAGGAGAAATCATGTTTGGGTTTATGCAACTGTGCAGTTTGTTCTGGTGGTTGTCAGTGGACACCTTTTCTATTCATTG GTTCATATGCAAGCTGTTCTAGCTATTTTGCTTGCCACATTTACTGGCTTTGGGGCTGTGATGTTTGTAGCTTCTGTTCTTGCTGAGATATCAAATTGGAGGAGAATAAGTCTTGGTCAGTTGAATCAAGAGGAGGCAGTGGCACCTGATGAATCATCTTCAGCAGGTCATCATCAATCTGAGGCTCCTGAAAGTAATTTGAGAGATTCCCCTCTTATGCATGTGAACCAGCTAAATGTGCTCCCACTCGG GAATAGACATGTAATGACATTGGTTTGCAAGAAAGATGCTAATCCTCTAAAGTGA
- the LOC112761039 gene encoding uncharacterized protein isoform X8, which yields METEAPEDREDNRADDDTIEKGPESFEITEELSSRRHGTRKSLILEIPTTSTVDEDFVRINMPLTPPPRKVAFSPCPSPSASRNRSTMKTLFPKLTLKIRSTSSQQIENAAFLALEGSPKVAPKKPLLPRTFSLTKLITPRGKNTASLPVTPIAHSNPGSTHGGNAAYLASIDKGIQLPMHRSRSVPILNKAGSTSVGGMFRIIPTTPTSATSPSGDSVENEDGGEDIPEEEAVCRICMVELGEGADDTLKLECSCKGELSLAHQQCAVKWFSIKGNRTCDVCKQEVKNLPVTLLRLQTAPRGQHAEISQTRQGVWQDAPILVVVNMLAYFCFLEQLLVSSMGSGAVAMSLPFSCILGLLGSMTSTTMGRAYCTFSLFWWLSVDTFSIHWFICKLF from the exons ATGGAGACTGAAGCTCCTGAAGACAGAGAGGATAACAGAGCTGATGACGACACAATCGAAAAG GGTCCAGAATCATTTGAAATAACTGAGGAACTCTCAAGTAGACGACATGGGACTAGGAAAAGCCTCATCTTGGAGATTCCAACAACAAGCACTGTGGATGAAGATTTTGTGAGGATAAACATGCCTCTAACTCCTCCTCCAAGAAAAGTGGCCTTTTCACCATGTCCAAGCCCTTCAGCATCAAGGAATAGATCAACTATGAAAACTTTATTTCCCAAACTCACTTTAAAAATCAGGAGCACAAGCTCACAGCAGATCGAAAATGCTGCTTTTCTTGCACTCGAAGGTTCACCAAAGGTGGCACCAAAGAAGCCTCTTCTTCCGAGGACATTTTCACTTACAAAGTTGATCACCCCTAGAGGGAAGAACACGGCATCCTTGCCTGTAACACCGATTGCTCACTCTAATCCAGGGTCCACACATGGAGGAAATGCTGCTTATCTAGCTTCAATT GATAAAGGGATCCAATTACCAATGCATCGTTCTCGTTCAGTTCCAATACTTAACAAGGCAGGGAGCACAAGTGTAGGTGGAATGTTTCGTATAATTCCAACCACACCAACATCAGCGACATCTCCATCTGGTGATAGTG TTGAGAATGAGGATGGTGGTGAAGATATTCCCGAAGAAGAAGCTGTTTGTAGAATTTGTATGGTTGAATTGGGGGAAGGTGCTGATGATACTCTTAAATTGGAGTGTAGTTGCAAAGGTGAACTTTCACTGGCTCACCAACAATGTGCAGTTAAATGGTTTAGCATTAAAGGAAACAGAACATGTGATGTTTGCAAGCAAGAAGTTAAGAACTTACCTGTGACTCTCTTGCGGCTTCAAACTGCACCTAGAGGGCAGCATGCTGAGATTTCTCAAACAAGGCAAGG GGTTTggcaggatgctcccattcttgTAGTTGTCAACATGCTGGCTTACTTTTGTTTTCTTGAGCAGCTTCTT GTTTCAAGTATGGGCTCTGGTGCTGTTGCCATGtctcttccattttcttgtatACTTGGTCTTCTTGGTAGCATGACATCTACAACAATGGGTAGGGCTTATTGTACCTTTAG TTTGTTCTGGTGGTTGTCAGTGGACACCTTTTCTATTCATTG GTTCATATGCAAGCTGTTCTAG
- the LOC112761039 gene encoding uncharacterized protein isoform X4, whose amino-acid sequence METEAPEDREDNRADDDTIEKGPESFEITEELSSRRHGTRKSLILEIPTTSTVDEDFVRINMPLTPPPRKVAFSPCPSPSASRNRSTMKTLFPKLTLKIRSTSSQQIENAAFLALEGSPKVAPKKPLLPRTFSLTKLITPRGKNTASLPVTPIAHSNPGSTHGGNAAYLASIDKGIQLPMHRSRSVPILNKAGSTSVGGMFRIIPTTPTSATSPSGDSVENEDGGEDIPEEEAVCRICMVELGEGADDTLKLECSCKGELSLAHQQCAVKWFSIKGNRTCDVCKQEVKNLPVTLLRLQTAPRGQHAEISQTRVWQDAPILVVVNMLAYFCFLEQLLVSSMGSGAVAMSLPFSCILGLLGSMTSTTMVRRNHVWVYATVQFVLVVVSGHLFYSLVHMQAVLAILLATFTGFGAVMFVASVLAEISNWRRISLGQLNQEEAVAPDESSSAGHHQSEAPESNLRDSPLMHVNQLNVLPLGLYNR is encoded by the exons ATGGAGACTGAAGCTCCTGAAGACAGAGAGGATAACAGAGCTGATGACGACACAATCGAAAAG GGTCCAGAATCATTTGAAATAACTGAGGAACTCTCAAGTAGACGACATGGGACTAGGAAAAGCCTCATCTTGGAGATTCCAACAACAAGCACTGTGGATGAAGATTTTGTGAGGATAAACATGCCTCTAACTCCTCCTCCAAGAAAAGTGGCCTTTTCACCATGTCCAAGCCCTTCAGCATCAAGGAATAGATCAACTATGAAAACTTTATTTCCCAAACTCACTTTAAAAATCAGGAGCACAAGCTCACAGCAGATCGAAAATGCTGCTTTTCTTGCACTCGAAGGTTCACCAAAGGTGGCACCAAAGAAGCCTCTTCTTCCGAGGACATTTTCACTTACAAAGTTGATCACCCCTAGAGGGAAGAACACGGCATCCTTGCCTGTAACACCGATTGCTCACTCTAATCCAGGGTCCACACATGGAGGAAATGCTGCTTATCTAGCTTCAATT GATAAAGGGATCCAATTACCAATGCATCGTTCTCGTTCAGTTCCAATACTTAACAAGGCAGGGAGCACAAGTGTAGGTGGAATGTTTCGTATAATTCCAACCACACCAACATCAGCGACATCTCCATCTGGTGATAGTG TTGAGAATGAGGATGGTGGTGAAGATATTCCCGAAGAAGAAGCTGTTTGTAGAATTTGTATGGTTGAATTGGGGGAAGGTGCTGATGATACTCTTAAATTGGAGTGTAGTTGCAAAGGTGAACTTTCACTGGCTCACCAACAATGTGCAGTTAAATGGTTTAGCATTAAAGGAAACAGAACATGTGATGTTTGCAAGCAAGAAGTTAAGAACTTACCTGTGACTCTCTTGCGGCTTCAAACTGCACCTAGAGGGCAGCATGCTGAGATTTCTCAAACAAG GGTTTggcaggatgctcccattcttgTAGTTGTCAACATGCTGGCTTACTTTTGTTTTCTTGAGCAGCTTCTT GTTTCAAGTATGGGCTCTGGTGCTGTTGCCATGtctcttccattttcttgtatACTTGGTCTTCTTGGTAGCATGACATCTACAACAATGG TGAGGAGAAATCATGTTTGGGTTTATGCAACTGTGCAGTTTGTTCTGGTGGTTGTCAGTGGACACCTTTTCTATTCATTG GTTCATATGCAAGCTGTTCTAGCTATTTTGCTTGCCACATTTACTGGCTTTGGGGCTGTGATGTTTGTAGCTTCTGTTCTTGCTGAGATATCAAATTGGAGGAGAATAAGTCTTGGTCAGTTGAATCAAGAGGAGGCAGTGGCACCTGATGAATCATCTTCAGCAGGTCATCATCAATCTGAGGCTCCTGAAAGTAATTTGAGAGATTCCCCTCTTATGCATGTGAACCAGCTAAATGTGCTCCCACTCGG ATTGTATAATAGGTAG
- the LOC112761039 gene encoding uncharacterized protein isoform X6, translated as METEAPEDREDNRADDDTIEKGPESFEITEELSSRRHGTRKSLILEIPTTSTVDEDFVRINMPLTPPPRKVAFSPCPSPSASRNRSTMKTLFPKLTLKIRSTSSQQIENAAFLALEGSPKVAPKKPLLPRTFSLTKLITPRGKNTASLPVTPIAHSNPGSTHGGNAAYLASIDKGIQLPMHRSRSVPILNKAGSTSVGGMFRIIPTTPTSATSPSGDSVENEDGGEDIPEEEAVCRICMVELGEGADDTLKLECSCKGELSLAHQQCAVKWFSIKGNRTCDVCKQEVKNLPVTLLRLQTAPRGQHAEISQTRVWQDAPILVVVNMLAYFCFLEQLLVSSMGSGAVAMSLPFSCILGLLGSMTSTTMVRRNHVWVYATVQFVLVVVSGHLFYSLVHMQAVLAILLATFTGFGAVMFVASVLAEISNWRRISLGQLNQEEAVAPDESSSAGHHQSEAPESNLRDSPLMHVNQLNVLPLG; from the exons ATGGAGACTGAAGCTCCTGAAGACAGAGAGGATAACAGAGCTGATGACGACACAATCGAAAAG GGTCCAGAATCATTTGAAATAACTGAGGAACTCTCAAGTAGACGACATGGGACTAGGAAAAGCCTCATCTTGGAGATTCCAACAACAAGCACTGTGGATGAAGATTTTGTGAGGATAAACATGCCTCTAACTCCTCCTCCAAGAAAAGTGGCCTTTTCACCATGTCCAAGCCCTTCAGCATCAAGGAATAGATCAACTATGAAAACTTTATTTCCCAAACTCACTTTAAAAATCAGGAGCACAAGCTCACAGCAGATCGAAAATGCTGCTTTTCTTGCACTCGAAGGTTCACCAAAGGTGGCACCAAAGAAGCCTCTTCTTCCGAGGACATTTTCACTTACAAAGTTGATCACCCCTAGAGGGAAGAACACGGCATCCTTGCCTGTAACACCGATTGCTCACTCTAATCCAGGGTCCACACATGGAGGAAATGCTGCTTATCTAGCTTCAATT GATAAAGGGATCCAATTACCAATGCATCGTTCTCGTTCAGTTCCAATACTTAACAAGGCAGGGAGCACAAGTGTAGGTGGAATGTTTCGTATAATTCCAACCACACCAACATCAGCGACATCTCCATCTGGTGATAGTG TTGAGAATGAGGATGGTGGTGAAGATATTCCCGAAGAAGAAGCTGTTTGTAGAATTTGTATGGTTGAATTGGGGGAAGGTGCTGATGATACTCTTAAATTGGAGTGTAGTTGCAAAGGTGAACTTTCACTGGCTCACCAACAATGTGCAGTTAAATGGTTTAGCATTAAAGGAAACAGAACATGTGATGTTTGCAAGCAAGAAGTTAAGAACTTACCTGTGACTCTCTTGCGGCTTCAAACTGCACCTAGAGGGCAGCATGCTGAGATTTCTCAAACAAG GGTTTggcaggatgctcccattcttgTAGTTGTCAACATGCTGGCTTACTTTTGTTTTCTTGAGCAGCTTCTT GTTTCAAGTATGGGCTCTGGTGCTGTTGCCATGtctcttccattttcttgtatACTTGGTCTTCTTGGTAGCATGACATCTACAACAATGG TGAGGAGAAATCATGTTTGGGTTTATGCAACTGTGCAGTTTGTTCTGGTGGTTGTCAGTGGACACCTTTTCTATTCATTG GTTCATATGCAAGCTGTTCTAGCTATTTTGCTTGCCACATTTACTGGCTTTGGGGCTGTGATGTTTGTAGCTTCTGTTCTTGCTGAGATATCAAATTGGAGGAGAATAAGTCTTGGTCAGTTGAATCAAGAGGAGGCAGTGGCACCTGATGAATCATCTTCAGCAGGTCATCATCAATCTGAGGCTCCTGAAAGTAATTTGAGAGATTCCCCTCTTATGCATGTGAACCAGCTAAATGTGCTCCCACTCGGGTAA